A single region of the Vicia villosa cultivar HV-30 ecotype Madison, WI linkage group LG4, Vvil1.0, whole genome shotgun sequence genome encodes:
- the LOC131599263 gene encoding uncharacterized protein LOC131599263: MYSAWGRSQMEIFLENRLKEIIWTISNGTMATFSITLSGNARRRLVMFISTLKRPRRLSLLTKAQMRLATQDQLRQAAKNGVEMRHANKRVKLGTKVELRVQQEEQI; encoded by the exons ATGTACTCCGCTTGGGGCAGATCTCAAATGGAGATATTTCTGGAGAATCG CCTCAAGGAGATTATATGGACCATTTCCAACGGGACTATGGCTACCTTCTCGATCACTTTGAGCGGAAACGCAAGAAGACGGCTCGTGATGTTCATAAGCACTCTAAAACGGCCCAGAAG GTTGAGTCTTTTGACAAAGGCACAAATGCGCTTAGCAACGCAAGATCAACTGCGTCAAGCAGCGAAAAATGGAGTTGAAATGCGCCATGCAAATAAACGTGTAAAGCTTGGGACAAAAGTGGAATTGCGTGTTCAACAGGAAGAGCAAATATAA